A window of the Natronomonas salina genome harbors these coding sequences:
- a CDS encoding 30S ribosomal protein S7 yields MSSEAPEPDAPASTDDERVSAQLFEEYSVDDIEYADPSTRRYITVTPIAHTMGRHSEKQFKKSEISIVERLINRLMQTEENTGKKQQATRIVREAFEIVAERAEENPVQVLVTAVENAGPREETVRLKYGGISVPKAVDVGPQRRVDQALKFIAQGTYNASFKSTTPAEEALANQLVGAANYDLQAYPISQKEEQERVAAAAR; encoded by the coding sequence ATGAGCTCGGAAGCCCCCGAGCCGGACGCGCCCGCCTCGACCGACGACGAGCGCGTCTCGGCGCAGCTGTTCGAGGAGTACAGCGTCGACGACATCGAGTACGCCGACCCCTCGACCCGGCGGTACATCACGGTGACGCCGATCGCCCACACGATGGGCCGGCACTCCGAGAAGCAGTTCAAGAAGTCCGAGATCAGCATCGTCGAGCGGCTGATCAACCGCCTGATGCAGACCGAGGAGAACACGGGCAAGAAGCAGCAGGCGACCCGCATCGTTCGGGAGGCCTTCGAGATCGTCGCCGAGCGCGCCGAGGAGAACCCGGTGCAGGTCCTCGTGACGGCCGTCGAGAACGCCGGCCCGCGCGAGGAGACCGTCCGCCTGAAGTACGGCGGTATCTCGGTGCCGAAGGCCGTCGACGTCGGCCCGCAGCGCCGCGTCGACCAGGCGCTGAAGTTCATCGCCCAGGGCACGTACAACGCGTCGTTCAAGTCGACGACGCCCGCCGAGGAGGCGCTGGCCAACCAGCTCGTCGGCGCCGCCAACTACGACCTCCAGGCGTACCCGATCAGCCAGAAGGAAGAGCAAGAGCGCGTCGCGGCGGCCGCGAGGTAA
- a CDS encoding DUF6230 family protein, whose product MYNKRILAAGLAASIGALALIGVLLAASGVAYAVPLAGVGGFTVEADEIRGESMYMYPGVEETSESDAQPVAVTEMQSTEIDGLTLTKEMDASPMPGLDGTMRVVISQGGNETVETGQQMLKFTSLQAEESQFSGQVVNEHNSDNPSDQFDIAAPGDAQDGKTVNISGSEPGLVLKNAEIQAHYLAVSSISIPDIQINVEYDEGASPSESDSSGASTTEQNSEDNDSQEDQQVVEAGDRDGEKNKAMAAAS is encoded by the coding sequence ATGTACAACAAACGGATACTGGCAGCAGGATTGGCGGCATCGATCGGCGCACTGGCACTCATCGGCGTCCTCCTCGCCGCGAGCGGGGTCGCGTACGCGGTCCCGCTTGCGGGCGTGGGCGGGTTCACCGTCGAAGCAGACGAGATTCGCGGGGAGAGCATGTACATGTACCCCGGCGTCGAGGAGACCAGCGAAAGTGACGCGCAGCCGGTCGCCGTGACCGAGATGCAATCGACCGAGATCGACGGACTCACCCTGACCAAGGAGATGGACGCGAGCCCGATGCCCGGCCTCGACGGCACCATGCGGGTCGTCATCTCACAGGGCGGTAACGAGACCGTCGAGACCGGCCAACAGATGCTGAAGTTCACCTCCTTGCAGGCCGAGGAGTCGCAGTTCTCCGGGCAGGTCGTCAACGAGCACAACAGCGACAACCCGAGCGATCAGTTCGACATCGCCGCACCTGGTGACGCCCAGGATGGCAAGACCGTCAACATCTCCGGCTCCGAGCCGGGGCTGGTCCTCAAGAACGCCGAGATCCAGGCCCACTACCTGGCCGTCAGCTCGATCAGCATCCCGGACATCCAGATCAACGTCGAGTACGACGAGGGTGCGAGTCCGAGCGAGAGTGATAGCAGCGGCGCCAGCACGACCGAACAGAACAGCGAGGACAACGACAGCCAGGAGGACCAGCAGGTCGTCGAAGCTGGTGACCGCGACGGCGAGAAGAACAAAGCCATGGCCGCTGCCTCGTAA
- a CDS encoding ATP-binding protein: MASPNRTARGVSPLWFLAAASGLFVALGVVQAGLRLNAGASQTAALIDFTLVAGPGFALLYGTYRVSRSSIHASLYARITGWALGGIVLMLGVVWLLTWNPAGSLDHPLRAAVIGVGIGANGGFLVGTNEAQSIVRADEAEERTQELARTNRELEETKAELQETVAQLERSNERLEQFAYAASHDLQEPLRMVSSYLRLLEDRYDDDLDEEAHEYIEFAVDGADRMRAMVDGLLQYSRVQSEGDPVGPVDLDEVLADARDDLAVRIEATDAEIEADPLPVVEGDENQLRQVFQNLLENAIKYSGDEPPRIDVSAERSDDGDWRVAVGDDGIGVDPDHHDRIFQMFKQLQSGEDGAGIGLPLCKRVVERHGGEMWLDSEPGDGSTFHVTLPAAEESAERRATATAGSEAAR; the protein is encoded by the coding sequence ATGGCATCCCCGAACCGGACCGCCCGGGGCGTGTCGCCGCTGTGGTTCCTCGCCGCCGCAAGCGGCCTGTTCGTCGCCCTCGGCGTCGTGCAGGCGGGGCTCCGGCTGAACGCCGGCGCCTCCCAGACGGCCGCCCTCATCGACTTCACGCTGGTCGCCGGGCCGGGGTTCGCCCTCCTCTACGGTACCTACCGCGTCTCGCGGTCGAGCATCCACGCGTCGCTGTACGCCCGTATCACGGGGTGGGCCCTCGGCGGCATCGTCCTGATGCTCGGCGTCGTCTGGCTGCTCACGTGGAACCCCGCCGGCAGTCTCGACCACCCGCTGCGGGCCGCCGTGATCGGGGTCGGAATCGGCGCGAACGGCGGCTTCCTCGTCGGCACCAACGAGGCCCAGTCGATCGTCCGCGCCGACGAGGCCGAGGAGCGCACCCAGGAACTCGCCAGAACCAACCGGGAGCTCGAGGAGACCAAGGCCGAACTCCAGGAGACCGTCGCCCAGCTGGAGCGCTCCAACGAGCGCCTCGAGCAGTTCGCCTACGCCGCCTCCCACGACCTCCAGGAACCCCTCCGGATGGTCTCCAGCTACCTGCGGCTCCTGGAGGACCGCTACGACGACGACCTGGACGAGGAGGCCCACGAGTACATCGAGTTCGCCGTCGACGGCGCCGACCGGATGCGGGCGATGGTCGACGGCCTCCTCCAGTATTCCCGGGTCCAGTCGGAGGGCGACCCCGTCGGCCCGGTCGACCTCGACGAGGTCCTGGCGGACGCCCGCGACGACCTCGCCGTCCGCATCGAGGCCACCGACGCCGAGATCGAGGCCGACCCGCTGCCCGTCGTCGAGGGCGACGAGAACCAGCTCCGCCAGGTGTTCCAGAACCTCCTCGAGAACGCGATCAAGTACAGCGGCGACGAGCCGCCGCGGATCGACGTCTCCGCCGAGCGGAGCGACGACGGCGACTGGCGGGTCGCGGTCGGCGACGACGGCATCGGCGTCGACCCCGACCACCACGACCGCATCTTCCAGATGTTCAAACAGCTGCAGAGCGGCGAGGACGGCGCCGGCATCGGGCTGCCGCTCTGCAAGCGGGTCGTCGAGCGTCACGGCGGCGAGATGTGGCTCGACTCCGAGCCCGGCGACGGCTCGACGTTCCACGTCACGCTGCCGGCGGCCGAAGAGTCAGCAGAACGGCGGGCGACCGCGACCGCCGGATCCGAGGCGGCGCGGTAG
- a CDS encoding DUF6114 domain-containing protein, with protein sequence MPVASSTDDGRSRSRRARFREWRRQRPFAGGVLLMIAGLLIAWVPMQFAFELLLVGGSYTYIGLLWSVGVFLTGAFAMYRPDLSTIFGVIGVVISILSLLGALGGLLIGMILGIIGGNLCVAWSPPGATNEKNGRNESRPERGSDDTTDDRPAVRTDGGTVPEDEPTGATDEDDDDLLGLAAGGALLDRVRRRARRAAREGTDLLRRAESGADPGRVVDAATSGWTSKRLAMTFALLVVTSGTLTLVSTIPAAAILGDNGQTSYTVDVGEIRLGEGGQICAAAGSGDTYYVTITDATLVDATIYQQRGDEAVKTTFPRLEVEDTMVMETSGENDRLDMLATSLGCTQEDQTSRTVFRNHFQSSSLLRGSQGVSMMNMESVDGAIPEPGGFQFVAPQDNETGGDNLTEVGNVSDVEEVAGDVDDVLNDSLDERLLNDTGELGDRNGTVDPVNETADAVNETVNGVDETVGAVNETAGVNETVDGVNDTVGAVNDTVDRVDRTIENASSGPVDAVNATDNLTTGTGDVVSSVNESVENTTRRTADGEPPENATDAVDETTDTVDDTTGEVTGTTDDVTDATDEVAGTEENRTGSEVVDGTTDAVDGTTETVENTTDGVTDTVDDTTEAVVGSTEETATSTTETTTATETSTATTDGVTDAVDGTTDEVVGSTEEVVPSSTETSTATETSTATATTTETVTETTTETDVPVTETVVPTATPEDTEDLPSWFDQVPDDEEDSVLNTIDETDGGVDDVANVTEETTHLSEDEIDADENLTQLDNGTVLLLNGTDPLDIDWGSDLPVETEVDSITGTATESDSGDDGTATETQSDSDDTLLRVAG encoded by the coding sequence ATGCCGGTAGCGTCGTCGACCGACGACGGGCGGTCCCGCAGCCGGCGGGCGCGGTTCCGCGAGTGGCGACGTCAGCGTCCGTTCGCCGGCGGCGTCCTGCTGATGATCGCCGGGCTGTTGATCGCCTGGGTTCCGATGCAGTTCGCCTTCGAACTCCTCCTGGTCGGCGGTAGCTACACCTACATCGGCCTGCTGTGGTCCGTCGGGGTGTTCCTCACGGGCGCGTTCGCCATGTACCGCCCGGACCTGTCGACCATCTTCGGCGTGATCGGGGTCGTCATCTCGATCCTGTCGCTGCTGGGGGCCCTCGGCGGCCTCCTCATCGGGATGATCCTCGGGATCATCGGCGGCAACCTCTGTGTCGCCTGGTCCCCTCCCGGCGCCACGAACGAGAAGAACGGTCGGAACGAGAGCCGCCCCGAGCGCGGCAGCGACGACACGACCGACGACCGGCCGGCGGTCCGGACCGACGGCGGCACGGTTCCCGAAGACGAGCCGACCGGAGCGACCGACGAGGACGACGATGACCTGCTCGGCCTCGCCGCGGGCGGGGCGCTCCTCGACCGCGTCCGCCGCCGGGCACGCCGAGCGGCGCGGGAGGGCACCGACCTGCTTCGGCGGGCGGAGTCCGGAGCCGACCCCGGGCGCGTCGTCGACGCGGCGACGTCCGGCTGGACGTCGAAGCGTCTCGCGATGACGTTCGCGCTGCTCGTGGTGACCAGCGGGACGCTGACGCTCGTCAGCACCATCCCCGCGGCCGCGATACTCGGCGACAACGGCCAGACCAGCTACACCGTCGACGTCGGCGAGATCCGGCTCGGCGAGGGCGGACAGATCTGTGCGGCCGCCGGCAGCGGCGACACCTACTACGTGACCATCACCGACGCGACGCTGGTCGACGCCACCATCTACCAGCAGCGTGGCGACGAGGCCGTCAAGACCACCTTCCCGAGACTGGAGGTCGAGGACACCATGGTGATGGAGACCAGCGGCGAGAACGACCGGCTCGACATGCTGGCGACCTCCCTCGGCTGCACCCAGGAGGACCAGACCAGCCGGACGGTCTTCCGGAACCACTTCCAGTCGAGCTCGCTGCTCCGCGGCTCACAGGGCGTCTCGATGATGAATATGGAGTCCGTCGACGGGGCCATCCCCGAACCCGGCGGCTTCCAGTTCGTCGCACCCCAGGACAACGAGACCGGGGGAGACAACCTCACCGAGGTCGGCAACGTCTCCGACGTCGAGGAGGTCGCCGGCGACGTCGACGACGTCCTCAACGACAGCCTCGACGAGCGGCTCCTCAACGATACCGGCGAACTCGGCGACCGCAACGGGACGGTCGACCCCGTGAACGAGACCGCCGACGCCGTCAACGAGACGGTGAACGGTGTCGACGAGACTGTCGGTGCGGTCAACGAGACCGCGGGCGTCAACGAGACGGTCGACGGTGTCAACGACACGGTCGGTGCCGTCAACGACACCGTGGACCGCGTCGACCGGACCATCGAGAACGCGTCGTCGGGCCCGGTCGACGCGGTGAACGCCACCGACAACCTGACGACCGGCACCGGGGACGTCGTCTCCTCGGTGAACGAGTCCGTCGAGAACACCACCCGGCGGACGGCCGACGGCGAGCCGCCGGAGAACGCCACGGATGCGGTCGACGAGACGACGGACACCGTCGACGACACCACCGGAGAGGTGACCGGGACGACCGACGACGTGACCGACGCGACCGACGAGGTCGCCGGCACCGAGGAGAACCGGACCGGCAGCGAGGTCGTCGACGGGACGACCGACGCCGTCGACGGGACGACCGAGACGGTCGAGAACACCACCGACGGCGTGACGGACACCGTCGATGACACCACCGAAGCTGTGGTCGGCTCCACCGAGGAGACGGCGACCTCGACCACCGAGACGACGACCGCGACGGAGACGTCGACGGCGACCACCGATGGCGTTACGGACGCCGTCGACGGGACGACCGACGAAGTGGTCGGCTCCACGGAAGAGGTGGTCCCCTCGTCCACCGAGACGTCGACCGCGACGGAGACGTCGACGGCGACAGCCACGACGACGGAGACGGTGACGGAGACGACGACCGAGACCGACGTGCCGGTGACCGAGACGGTGGTTCCGACCGCGACGCCCGAGGACACCGAGGACCTCCCGAGCTGGTTCGACCAGGTCCCCGACGACGAGGAGGACTCGGTGCTGAATACCATCGATGAGACGGACGGCGGGGTCGACGACGTCGCGAACGTCACCGAGGAGACCACCCACCTCTCCGAGGACGAGATCGACGCCGACGAGAACCTCACACAGCTCGACAACGGGACGGTGCTGCTGTTGAACGGGACCGACCCGCTCGACATCGACTGGGGGTCGGACCTCCCGGTCGAGACCGAGGTCGACTCGATAACCGGCACCGCGACCGAGTCGGACTCCGGCGACGACGGCACCGCGACGGAGACCCAGAGCGACTCCGACGACACGCTTCTCCGGGTCGCGGGCTGA
- a CDS encoding elongation factor EF-2, with product MGRRKKIVQECERLMDEPEHIRNIAIAAHVDHGKTTLTDNLLAGAGMISDETAGEQLAMDTEEDEQERGITIDAANVSMTHEYEGTNHLINLIDTPGHVDFGGDVTRAMRAVDGALVVVDAVEGAMPQTETVLRQALREGVKPTLFINKVDRLISELQEGPEEMQERLLSVIRDVNELIRGMTEEMDDVEDWTVSVEEGTVGFGSALYKWGVSMPSMQRTGMDFGEIIDLERNDKRQELHERTPLSDVVLDMVCEHFPNPVDAQPMRIPRIWRGDADSELADTMRMVNEDGEVVLMVTDIGVDPHAGEIAAGRVFSGTIEKGQELYVSGTVGTNRVQSVGIYMGGEREEVERVPAGNIAAVTGLKDAIAGSTVSSVEMTPFESIEHISEPVITKSVEAQSMDDLPKLIETLRQVSKEDPTIQIEINEDTGEHLISGQGELHLEVITQRIERNQGIPVNTGEPIVVYREAPQSESREVEGRSPNNHNRFYITVEPLDQDIIDSIKLGDISMDMPELERREELMEQGMDKDTAQNVETIHGTNVFIDDTKGIQHLNETMELVVEGLEEALDDGPLAAEPVEGSLIRLHDARLHEDAIHRGPAQVIPAVRQAVHNSLIDADIKLLEPIQEVRIDVPNEHMGAASGEIQGRRGRVDDMYQEGDLMVVEGIAPVDEMIGFSSDIRSATEGRASWNTENAGFRVMADNLQPEIIQEIRERKGMKTELPEQIDYF from the coding sequence ATGGGCCGACGCAAGAAGATTGTACAGGAGTGTGAGCGGCTGATGGACGAACCGGAGCACATCCGGAACATCGCCATCGCCGCCCACGTCGACCACGGGAAGACGACGCTGACGGACAACCTGCTGGCCGGCGCGGGCATGATCTCCGACGAGACGGCCGGCGAGCAGCTCGCGATGGACACCGAGGAGGACGAGCAGGAACGCGGCATCACCATCGACGCGGCCAACGTCTCGATGACCCACGAGTACGAGGGCACCAACCACCTCATCAACCTCATCGACACGCCGGGCCACGTCGACTTCGGCGGGGACGTCACCCGCGCGATGCGCGCCGTCGACGGCGCGCTGGTGGTCGTCGACGCCGTCGAGGGCGCGATGCCCCAGACGGAGACGGTCCTGCGACAGGCGCTCCGCGAGGGCGTCAAGCCGACGCTGTTCATCAACAAGGTCGACCGCCTCATCTCCGAGCTCCAGGAGGGCCCCGAAGAGATGCAGGAGCGCCTGCTGTCGGTCATCCGCGACGTCAACGAGCTCATCCGCGGCATGACCGAGGAGATGGACGACGTCGAGGACTGGACGGTCTCCGTCGAGGAGGGCACCGTCGGCTTCGGCTCCGCGCTGTACAAGTGGGGCGTCTCGATGCCGTCGATGCAGCGGACGGGCATGGACTTCGGCGAGATCATCGACCTCGAGCGCAACGACAAGCGCCAGGAGCTCCACGAGCGGACGCCCCTGTCGGACGTCGTCCTCGACATGGTCTGCGAGCACTTCCCGAACCCCGTCGACGCCCAGCCGATGCGTATCCCGCGCATCTGGCGCGGCGACGCGGACTCCGAACTCGCCGACACGATGCGGATGGTCAACGAGGACGGCGAGGTCGTCCTGATGGTCACCGACATCGGCGTCGACCCCCACGCCGGCGAGATCGCCGCGGGCCGGGTCTTCTCCGGGACGATCGAGAAGGGCCAGGAGCTGTACGTCTCCGGGACCGTCGGCACGAACCGCGTCCAGAGCGTCGGCATCTACATGGGCGGCGAGCGCGAGGAGGTCGAACGCGTCCCCGCGGGTAACATCGCCGCCGTCACCGGCCTGAAGGACGCCATCGCCGGCTCGACGGTCTCCTCCGTCGAGATGACGCCGTTCGAGTCCATCGAGCACATCTCCGAGCCGGTCATCACGAAGTCCGTCGAGGCCCAGAGCATGGACGACCTCCCGAAGCTCATCGAGACGCTCCGGCAGGTCTCCAAGGAGGACCCGACGATCCAGATCGAGATCAACGAGGACACCGGCGAGCACCTCATCTCCGGGCAGGGCGAGCTCCACCTCGAGGTCATCACCCAGCGCATCGAGCGCAACCAGGGCATCCCGGTCAACACCGGCGAACCGATCGTCGTCTACCGCGAGGCTCCCCAGAGCGAGTCCCGCGAGGTCGAGGGCCGGTCGCCGAACAACCACAACCGGTTCTACATCACCGTCGAGCCGCTCGACCAGGACATCATCGACTCGATCAAGCTGGGCGACATCTCGATGGACATGCCCGAACTCGAGCGCCGCGAGGAGCTCATGGAGCAGGGCATGGACAAGGACACCGCCCAGAACGTCGAGACGATCCACGGCACGAACGTCTTCATCGACGACACGAAGGGTATCCAGCACCTCAACGAGACGATGGAGCTCGTCGTGGAGGGCCTCGAGGAGGCCCTGGACGACGGCCCGCTGGCCGCCGAGCCCGTCGAGGGCTCGCTCATCCGGCTGCACGACGCCCGGCTCCACGAGGACGCCATCCACCGCGGCCCGGCACAGGTCATCCCCGCCGTCCGCCAGGCCGTCCACAACTCGCTCATCGACGCGGACATCAAGCTCCTTGAGCCGATCCAGGAGGTCCGCATCGACGTGCCGAACGAGCACATGGGCGCCGCCTCCGGCGAGATTCAGGGTCGACGCGGCCGCGTCGACGACATGTACCAGGAGGGCGACCTCATGGTCGTCGAGGGTATCGCGCCCGTCGACGAGATGATCGGGTTCTCCTCGGACATCCGTAGTGCGACCGAGGGACGGGCCTCCTGGAACACGGAGAACGCCGGCTTCCGCGTGATGGCCGACAACCTCCAGCCCGAGATCATCCAGGAGATCCGCGAGCGGAAGGGCATGAAGACCGAGCTGCCCGAGCAGATCGACTACTTCTAG
- a CDS encoding DUF7537 family lipoprotein, producing MDRRVTLLVALALLASLSGCSVLLGGDAASPTSTPGPTAGSQETDAPTPESTTAPSATGGVTDPAMPVGTATDGQQQYEFDAAAVDADHVAALEAAGSFSRQSSLVIRNASATRYINGSYAVERDGPAANTANITYVVDGAVDDLPTTTRYTEGGTTYERQVERTDGGTETRYRSGSEPYGDSDPRPVDETVAYTLGQIARDVVDSSTWNRSGSGQVDGAEVTRYDTSGAQFGVGLGADADGAATLVVDESGVVRYVAYRFVVESGGASTEYVYEAGYTGVGSTTVDEPAWTDEA from the coding sequence ATGGACCGGCGCGTGACGCTGCTGGTCGCGCTCGCACTCCTCGCCTCGCTGTCGGGGTGCTCGGTGCTCCTCGGCGGCGACGCCGCGTCCCCCACGTCCACGCCCGGGCCGACCGCCGGGTCCCAGGAGACCGACGCTCCGACGCCGGAGTCGACGACCGCGCCGTCGGCGACTGGCGGGGTGACCGACCCTGCGATGCCCGTGGGGACCGCGACCGACGGCCAGCAGCAGTACGAGTTCGACGCGGCGGCGGTGGACGCCGACCACGTCGCCGCGCTGGAGGCCGCCGGGAGCTTCAGCCGGCAGAGCTCGCTGGTCATCCGCAACGCGTCGGCGACCCGGTACATCAACGGGAGCTACGCCGTCGAGCGCGATGGGCCGGCGGCGAACACGGCCAACATCACGTACGTCGTCGACGGCGCGGTCGACGATCTGCCGACGACGACCCGGTACACCGAGGGCGGGACGACCTACGAGCGGCAGGTCGAGCGAACGGACGGCGGCACCGAGACCCGGTACCGAAGCGGGAGCGAACCGTACGGCGACTCCGACCCGCGGCCGGTCGACGAGACGGTCGCGTACACGCTCGGGCAGATCGCCCGCGACGTCGTCGATAGCTCGACGTGGAACCGGTCCGGCAGCGGGCAGGTGGACGGGGCCGAGGTCACCCGCTACGACACCTCGGGCGCGCAGTTCGGCGTCGGGCTGGGCGCGGACGCCGACGGCGCCGCGACGCTGGTCGTCGACGAGTCGGGCGTCGTCAGGTACGTCGCCTACCGCTTCGTCGTGGAGTCCGGCGGGGCGTCCACCGAGTACGTCTACGAGGCCGGCTACACCGGCGTCGGCTCGACGACGGTCGACGAGCCCGCCTGGACCGACGAGGCATAG
- a CDS encoding PQQ-dependent sugar dehydrogenase: MTCERTRRRFLATVGAAGALSLAGCSSDDDPGTSTPPEDIEPVESPYDLSIDHDVENWADYDPEWSPPETSPTEAELGTETVVENLEIPWDMSFADDGTLFFSERIGRISRYEAGEIETVTEPGDVIDHATSVAPEFEGEDWWGGGSEGGLLGITLHPNYPDVPVLYAYYTYEAQPPSEDEEGVYRNRLVFYDLGNDAEETVVIDDVPGHRIIHNGARLAFGPRNYLWVTTGDSGDGELAQDTASLAGKILRLKPDGTPPEDNPGFPDPRIHTVGHRNSQAITWLPDATALAAEHGENARDEVNVVEGGNNYGWPKARGGPGDDAYGSYTDHDDVTPPLVNTGSETWAPPGGTFYTGDDVPALSGRLVLGGLVSQRLNVVSVYEGEAPDIGGTRYDADWMHPDYDAVAHALFEDELGRIRHVEQGPNGELYAVTSNRDGRSSEPQEDSFPTEGDDRLVRIVQN, translated from the coding sequence GTGACCTGCGAACGCACTCGCCGCCGGTTCCTCGCGACGGTCGGCGCGGCGGGGGCGCTGTCCCTCGCCGGCTGCTCGTCGGACGACGACCCCGGGACGTCCACCCCGCCGGAGGACATCGAGCCCGTGGAGTCGCCGTACGACCTCTCGATCGACCACGACGTCGAGAACTGGGCCGACTACGACCCCGAGTGGTCGCCGCCGGAGACGTCGCCGACGGAGGCCGAACTCGGGACCGAGACGGTCGTCGAGAACCTCGAGATCCCCTGGGACATGTCGTTCGCCGACGATGGGACGCTGTTCTTCTCCGAGCGCATCGGCCGCATCAGCCGCTACGAGGCCGGCGAGATCGAGACCGTCACCGAACCCGGGGACGTCATCGACCACGCCACGTCGGTCGCCCCGGAGTTCGAGGGCGAGGACTGGTGGGGTGGCGGCAGCGAGGGCGGCCTGCTCGGCATCACGCTGCACCCCAACTACCCCGACGTGCCGGTGCTGTACGCCTACTACACCTACGAGGCGCAGCCGCCGAGCGAGGACGAGGAGGGCGTCTACCGCAACCGGCTGGTGTTCTACGACCTCGGGAACGACGCCGAGGAGACCGTCGTCATCGACGACGTGCCCGGCCACCGGATCATCCACAACGGCGCCCGCCTCGCGTTCGGCCCCCGGAACTACCTCTGGGTGACGACCGGCGACTCGGGCGACGGGGAACTCGCCCAGGACACCGCCAGCCTCGCGGGGAAGATCCTCCGACTGAAGCCCGACGGCACGCCACCCGAGGACAACCCCGGCTTCCCGGACCCCCGCATCCACACGGTCGGCCACCGGAACTCCCAGGCCATCACGTGGTTGCCCGACGCGACGGCGCTGGCCGCCGAACACGGCGAGAACGCCCGCGACGAGGTGAACGTCGTCGAGGGCGGGAACAACTACGGCTGGCCGAAGGCCCGCGGCGGCCCGGGCGACGACGCCTACGGCTCCTACACCGACCACGACGACGTGACGCCGCCGCTCGTGAACACCGGGAGCGAGACGTGGGCGCCGCCGGGCGGGACGTTCTACACCGGCGACGACGTCCCCGCACTCTCGGGGCGGCTCGTCCTCGGCGGCCTCGTCTCCCAGCGGCTCAACGTCGTCTCGGTCTACGAGGGCGAGGCACCCGACATCGGCGGCACCCGCTACGACGCCGACTGGATGCACCCCGACTACGACGCGGTCGCCCACGCGCTCTTCGAGGACGAACTGGGGCGCATCCGCCACGTCGAGCAGGGCCCGAACGGCGAACTGTACGCGGTCACCTCGAACCGCGACGGCCGGAGCAGCGAACCGCAGGAGGACTCCTTCCCGACCGAGGGCGACGACCGGCTGGTCCGGATCGTCCAGAACTGA
- a CDS encoding 30S ribosomal protein S12, whose protein sequence is MANGKYAARKLKQDRQKHRWSDSDYARRARGLGKKSDPLEGAPQGRGIVLEKVGIEAKQPNSAIRKCVRVQLIKNGKQVTAFCPGDGAISFIDEHDEVTIAGIGGAKGRAMGDLSGVNYKVEKVNGVSLIELVRGNAEKPVR, encoded by the coding sequence ATGGCGAACGGCAAATACGCCGCGCGCAAGCTCAAGCAGGACCGCCAGAAACATCGGTGGTCCGACTCGGACTACGCGCGCCGTGCCCGCGGACTCGGCAAGAAGTCCGACCCCCTCGAGGGCGCCCCGCAGGGTCGGGGCATCGTCCTCGAGAAGGTCGGAATCGAAGCGAAACAGCCCAACTCGGCCATCCGGAAGTGCGTCCGGGTGCAGCTCATCAAGAACGGCAAACAGGTCACCGCCTTCTGTCCCGGTGACGGTGCCATCTCGTTCATCGACGAGCACGACGAGGTCACCATCGCCGGCATCGGCGGGGCGAAGGGTCGTGCGATGGGCGACCTCTCGGGCGTGAACTACAAGGTCGAGAAGGTCAACGGCGTCTCGCTGATCGAACTCGTCCGCGGGAACGCGGAGAAGCCGGTACGATGA
- a CDS encoding DUF5781 family protein has protein sequence MDVRVTGRGPAEPFLAARDLLGTEYDLELPVVVKIRENPDERTVAGHYDDRHELLVSRRAATSAMARELALHEFAHMARYEEEHPSHLQSTEEALFLALAGRSVERRKLAHCYQIANHMKDIYADDITLDIGPTEKLVAFMESSLARAVADSPPTDAPPGDYQRLTAAADPEITAVNAAFALALLERHDAIGDDHRLYDLAHAAAADAPGVSLSRFKTHFRSLGDDPDESEYRKALVDVTRDYAGGGGQAAD, from the coding sequence ATGGACGTTCGCGTGACGGGTCGTGGGCCCGCCGAGCCCTTCCTCGCCGCCCGTGACCTGCTCGGCACCGAGTACGACCTCGAGCTCCCGGTGGTCGTGAAGATCCGGGAGAACCCCGACGAGCGGACCGTCGCGGGCCACTACGACGACCGCCACGAGCTACTGGTCTCCCGGCGCGCGGCGACCTCCGCGATGGCCCGCGAGCTCGCCCTCCACGAGTTCGCCCACATGGCCAGATACGAGGAGGAACACCCCTCGCACCTCCAGTCCACGGAGGAAGCGCTGTTCCTCGCGCTCGCCGGCAGGAGTGTCGAGCGCCGGAAGCTCGCGCACTGCTACCAGATCGCCAACCACATGAAGGACATCTACGCCGACGACATCACCCTCGACATCGGCCCGACGGAGAAGCTCGTCGCCTTCATGGAGTCGTCGCTGGCGCGAGCGGTCGCGGACTCGCCGCCGACCGACGCGCCGCCGGGCGACTACCAGCGGCTGACCGCCGCCGCCGACCCAGAGATCACGGCGGTCAACGCCGCCTTCGCACTGGCGCTGCTGGAGCGCCACGACGCCATCGGCGACGACCACCGGCTGTACGACCTCGCGCACGCGGCCGCGGCGGACGCGCCGGGCGTCTCGCTGTCGCGGTTCAAGACGCACTTCCGGTCGCTGGGCGACGACCCCGACGAGTCCGAGTACCGCAAGGCGCTCGTCGACGTCACCCGCGACTACGCCGGCGGCGGCGGGCAGGCGGCCGACTGA